A DNA window from Bos indicus isolate NIAB-ARS_2022 breed Sahiwal x Tharparkar chromosome 9, NIAB-ARS_B.indTharparkar_mat_pri_1.0, whole genome shotgun sequence contains the following coding sequences:
- the DYNLT1 gene encoding dynein light chain Tctex-type 1, giving the protein MEDYQAAEETAFVVDEVSNIVKEAIESAIGGNAYQHSKVNQWTTNVVEQTLSQLTKLGKPFKYIVTCVIMQKNGAGLHTASSCFWDSSTDGSCTVRWENKTMYCIVSAFGLSI; this is encoded by the exons ACTGCTTTTGTTGTTGATGAAGTGAGCAACATCGTAAAAGAG GCCATAGAAAGCGCCATCGGTGGCAACGCCTATCAGCACAGCAAAGTCAATCAGTGGACCACAAACGTAGTGGAGCAGACCTTAAGCCAACTCACCAAGCTGGGGAAGCCATTTAAGTACATCG tgaCCTGTGTGATCATGCAGAAGAATGGAGCGGGCCTGCACACGGCAAGCTCGTGCTTCTGGGACAGCTCCACCGATG GGAGCTGCACCGTGCGATGGGAGAACAAGACCATGTACTGCATCGTCAGCGCCTTCGGCCTGTCCATCTGA